A part of Brettanomyces bruxellensis chromosome 3, complete sequence genomic DNA contains:
- a CDS encoding uncharacterized protein (CAZy:GH133), translating into MTRIVQLRLGDIGEPSTTGGHGVLSFPALPPQETFDTEKGLSPLFCLRFYIEAGSMITNEGTIWTDVQPDGHTEYKRGKFYGHRIKSRFDRDTIVDINIYTPGAFSYYLSYHDERKLETTRRFHFVVPPSLFINGEFLPLNSVTMQSVVSKWVGSSPSDWKSLFEEIHRKNYNMIHFTPLQVRGESNSPYSICDQLDFDRHEFPNGREDVQAMIADLEKEYGILSMTDVVFNHTANNSPWLREHPESGYNQETAPHLQAAMLLDELLLHFSRYMSWHGCPTVIRNTGDLLKVMDGIKIHVLGDLRLWQFYVVNVKEHLKELRLAWNERSNRKADDISRLPLGTNTPLKEIAKYVTEKCSKKPFGLGSRFENSLDIEKFVGVLRKVCGDDVYFGNSYEPIECKAREIIDEVNLPLYKEYDQDNEEILENLYNRINYQRLDPSGPLMGEVTKDSPLTEPYFTRFSDSNGRKWALANNGWIWGGNPLVDFASSKSKCYLRREVIVWGDCVKLRYGRSPDDSPYLWARMKKYAEMSAQVFHGFRIDNCHSTPIHVGEYLLDAARAVRPNLYVVAELFTGSEDLDIYFAERLGISSLIREAMQAYSVGELSRLVHRHGGKPIGSFRWLPIDTVSYPAEPAEFSKRNGEELNARSEIPVPELVTFAQPHALFMDCTHDNETPFDKRTVEDTLPNSALVAFCSCATGTTMGYDECYPHLLDLVNERRHYKYGPGLGIGDVKARLNKLRHVFSEETVDDLEANEMHVHHEGQFITVHRFNAKTGKGCFLVARTKFSDGEGEQKLEPILLSGTSVKNLFGYTLQRKEKSTKDGSVSPRSFGIQNSEIGKIETVDVELKSLQPAVCTFDHEKNATTVVLPDYFPQGSIIVLSTEIPNCNVELDEYVRTGALEAAGNLCLADINSIMYRCESEERDASGGVDGVYDIPNYGHLVYAGIQGWISVLRNVVANNDLAHPIAEHLRQGTWALDYIPQRIAKYELTTDQHNNPNRSKAIRQFRLWIEQRFERVKKLPSFMIPRFFSLAISVAYEALRYRALSLMPKPIQKASTFIQSLSLVSVQMVGESRSASLSPLGSDLDNLTLAAGLPHFSYDFMRCWGRDVFISLRGLLLATGRFAVARTHILCFAMTLKHGLIPNLLGSGKEPRYNARDAVWFFLQAIQDFYNTAPKEEVDKLFSAPIRRRFLPWNDEWFSWEDKRAFSKTSYLSDVIYEILACHAKGIHYREAHAGTQIDSQMRDPGFNIDIQVDWKTGLVFGGNQYNCGTWMDKMGESARAGSKGIPGTPRDGADVEINGLLKSALRFVIQLHNSGMFSYTEVKTQKGDVITFSQWNNLLQSNFERCFYIPEDPEDDNQFVVNPSIVNRRGIYKDIVGSGKPYENYQLRGNFPIAIMVAPELFTPERALKALLLADRVLKGPVGLRTLDPSDLNYRPYYNNSEDSDNFATSKGRNYHQGPEWVWIYGYFLRALRLMYKTVGKRLGNGDDGKKQSILTSFEPSCSLDKILSERLSGNVKWLKSNDWAGLAELTNKDGAFCNDSSPTQAWSASCLLDLYLDFWNDDNIN; encoded by the coding sequence ATGACACGGATTGTTCAATTAAGACTCGGAGACATAGGAGAGCCGTCTACCACAGGAGGACATGGTGTTCTCTCGTTTCCAGCTCTTCCACCTCAAGAGACATTCGATACTGAAAAGGGACTGTCCCCCCTGTTTTGTCTACGTTTCTATATTGAAGCCGGAAGCATGATAACTAATGAAGGTACGATTTGGACTGATGTACAGCCTGATGGTCATACTGAGTATAAAAGAGGCAAGTTCTATGGGCATCGGATTAAGAGCAGATTTGACCGTGATACAATTGTTGACATCAATATTTATACTCCAGGTGCATTCTCTTACTACTTGAGCTATCATGACGAGAGAAAGCTTGAAACAACCCGTCGATTCCATTTTGTTGTGCCACCATCGTTATTTATCAACGGAGAATTTCTACCATTAAATAGCGTCACCATGCAGTCCGTGGTTTCGAAGTGGGTAGGGTCTTCACCGTCTGACTGGAAGTCTTTATTCGAGGAGATACATCGCAAGAATTACAACATGATTCATTTTACACCTTTGCAGGTTCGTGGGGAATCTAATTCACCATATTCTATATGTGACCAACTAGACTTTGATAGGCATGAGTTTCCTAACGGCAGAGAAGATGTGCAGGCTATGATTGCTGACctagaaaaagaatatggAATTCTTTCAATGACTGATGTCGTGTTTAATCACACAGCGAATAACTCTCCCTGGCTTAGAGAACATCCGGAGTCTGGTTACAATCAAGAAACGGCACCACATTTACAGGCAGCAATGCTATTGgatgaacttcttcttcacttttctcGTTACATGAGCTGGCATGGATGCCCAACCGTGATTCGTAATACTGGGGATTTATTAAAAGTTATGGATGGCATAAAAATTCATGTGTTGGGTGACCTTCGGTTATGGCAGTTCTATGTTGTGAATGTCAAGGAGCATTTAAAGGAGCTTAGGCTGGCATGGAATGAGCGATCTAATAGGAAAGCTGACGATATCTCGAGGCTACCATTGGGCACAAATACTCCACTTAAAGAAATTGCCAAATATGTCACTGAAAAATGCTCTAAGAAGCCATTTGGACTCGGCTCAAGATTTGAGAATTCCTTGGATATTGAGAAGTTTGTAGGTGTTTTACGGAAAGTTTGTGGAGATGATGTCTACTTCGGAAATAGCTACGAGCCTATTGAATGTAAGGCTCGTGAAATCATAGATGAGGTCAATTTACCATTATACAAGGAGTATGACCAAGATAATGAGGAAATATTGGAGAACCTTTACAACCGTATCAATTATCAGCGTTTGGATCCAAGTGGCCCACTGATGGGAGAAGTTACTAAAGACTCCCCATTGACTGAGCCATACTTTACCAGATTTTCTGATTCAAACGGCAGGAAGTGGGCATTGGCAAATAATGGCTGGATTTGGGGAGGTAACCCTTTGGTTGACTTTGCATCCAGTAAGTCTAAATGTTATCTTAGAAGAGAGGTTATTGTTTGGGGCGATTGCGTTAAACTTAGATATGGTCGAAGTCCAGATGATTCACCCTATCTCTGGgcaagaatgaaaaagtacGCTGAGATGTCCGCCCAAGTGTTTCATGGTTTTCGTATAGATAACTGTCATTCTACTCCGATTCACGTTGGTGAATATTTGCTTGATGCGGCACGTGCTGTTCGTCCAAATCTATATGTTGTAGCAGAGCTTTTCACTGGAAGTGAGGATTTGGACATATACTTCGCTGAAAGATTGGGTATTTCTTCGCTAATTAGAGAAGCTATGCAAGCATATTCTGTTGGTGAGCTTTCCAGACTTGTTCACCGACACGGTGGCAAACCGATAGGTTCATTTAGATGGTTACCTATTGATACCGTCTCGTATCCAGCTGAACCTGCCGAATTTTCGAAGAGAAATGGGGAGGAACTTAACGCCAGATCCGAAATTCCGGTTCCAGAACTTGTGACATTTGCACAACCACATGCTTTGTTTATGGATTGTACACATGATAATGAGACTCCATTTGATAAGAGGACAGTGGAAGATACACTACCGAATAGTGCGTTAGTTGCTTTTTGCTCGTGTGCGACCGGTACAACTATGGGATATGATGAATGCTATCCACACTTGTTAGATTTGGTGAATGAGAGAAGGCATTATAAGTATGGTCCGGGTCTTGGCATTGGAGATGTAAAAGCCCGTCTTAATAAGCTTCGCCATGTTTTCTCTGAGGAAACAGttgatgatttggaagCAAATGAGATGCACGTTCATCATGAAGGCCAGTTTATTACCGTCCATAGATTTAATGCTAAGACCGGAAAGGGCTGCTTTCTCGTTGCCCGAACAAAGTTCTCGGATGGAGAAGGAGAACAGAAGTTGGAACCTATTCTTTTGAGTGGTACGAGTGTCAAAAATTTGTTTGGATATACATTgcaaaggaaagaaaaaagtacaaaGGACGGTTCAGTTTCCCCACGATCATTCGGAATTCAAAACTCAGAAATTGGAAAGATTGAAACGGTGGATGTAGAACTTAAAAGCTTACAGCCTGCAGTTTGTACGTTTGACCATGAGAAAAATGCAACAACTGTCGTCCTACCTGATTATTTCCCTCAGGGATCAATTATTGTTTTATCAACTGAGATTCCAAACTGCAATGTAGAGCTAGATGAATATGTGCGTACTGGTGCTTTGGAGGCTGCTGGAAATTTGTGTCTCGCTGATATCAATTCAATTATGTACAGGTGTGAGTCTGAAGAGAGAGATGCGAGTGGGGGAGTTGATGGAGTGTACGACATTCCTAATTATGGGCATTTGGTTTATGCGGGTATCCAGGGATGGATCTCGGTTCTAAGAAATGTTGTTGCTAACAACGACTTAGCACATCCTATAGCAGAGCATCTTCGACAAGGTACGTGGGCACTTGATTATATTCCTCAAAGAATTGCTAAATATGAGCTTACAACAGATCAGCACAATAATCCTAACAGGTCTAAGGCTATTCGGCAATTTAGACTTTGGATAGAGCAGAGATTCGAACGAGTCAAAAAATTGCCTAGTTTCATGATTCCAAGATTCTTCTCTCTTGCTATAAGTGTTGCATATGAAGCATTAAGATATCGGGCGTTGAGCTTGATGCCTAAACCAATACAAAAGGCATCAACGTTCATCCAAAGCTTGTCGCTTGTATCAGTTCAGATGGTAGGAGAGTCACGCTCGGCATCACTATCACCTCTTGGATCAGATCTTGATAACCTTACTCTAGCTGCCGGTCTACCACACTTTAGCTATGACTTCATGAGATGTTGGGGTAGGGATGTGTTTATTTCTCTTCGAGGTTTATTGCTTGCTACTGGACGTTTCGCGGTTGCTCGCACTCATATTTTGTGTTTCGCGATGACGCTTAAACATGGCCTTATTCCAAACTTGTTAGGTTCTGGTAAAGAGCCACGGTACAATGCACGGGATGCGGTATGGTTCTTTTTGCAAGCCATTCAAGATTTCTATAATACAGCACCAAAAGAGGAAGTTGATAAGCTATTTTCGGCGCCCATTCGTCGTAGATTCCTTCCTTGGAATGACGAATGGTTCTCGTGGGAGGATAAGAGGGCCTTCTCCAAAACTTCCTACCTTTCCGATGTGATTTATGAAATTTTGGCTTGCCATGCAAAAGGAATACATTACAGAGAAGCGCATGCAGGTACACAAATTGATTCACAAATGCGTGACCCAGGTTTTAATATCGATATTCAAGTTGACTGGAAGACCGGTTTGGTCTTTGGTGGTAATCAATATAACTGTGGAACATGGATGGATAAGATGGGTGAGAGTGCACGTGCAGGTTCAAAAGGAATTCCGGGTACTCCACGTGATGGTGCTGATGTAGAAATCAATGGCTTATTGAAGAGTGCCTTGAGGTTTGTCATTCAACTTCATAATTCCGGCATGTTTTCTTATACCGAAGTTAAAACCCAGAAAGGTGATGTCATAACATTCTCTCAGTGGAACAACTTGTTGCAATCGAACTTCGAGCGTTGTTTCTATATACCTGAGGACCCAGAAGATGATAATCAATTTGTGGTTAATCCGTCTATAGTTAATCGCCGCGGAATTTATAAAGATATTGTTGGCTCCGGAAAACCTTACGAGAATTATCAACTAAGAGGAAACTTTCCTATAGCCATAATGGTTGCTCCGGAACTTTTCACCCCAGAAAGGGCACTCAAAGCTCTTCTTTTAGCGGATCGTGTTCTCAAGGGACCGGTCGGGCTCAGAACATTAGATCCTTCCGATCTTAATTATAGACCATATTACAATAACAGCGAGGATAGTGATAACTTTGCCACCTCAAAGGGTAGAAACTATCATCAAGGTCCAGAATGGGTCTGGATTTATGGTTACTTTTTGAGGGCATTAAGGTTGATGTATAAGACGGTCGGAAAGAGATTAGGAAACGGCGATGATGGCAAAAAGCAATCAATATTAACTTCGTTTGAACCATCCTGCTCGTTGGACAAGATACTATCTGAACGATTGTCTGGTAATGTTAAATGGCTCAAAAGTAATGACTGGGCCGGCCTTGCCGAACTCACAAACAAAGATGGTGCCTTTTGTAACGATTCCTCACCAACACAAGCATGGAGTGCATCCTGTCTTCTTGATCTTTATTTGGATTTCTGGAATGATGACAACATTAATTAG
- the RPL19A gene encoding 60S ribosomal protein L19A, translated as MHSCCFKTDLNHDLGVRGETCLVWSANLRAQKRLAASVLGCGERKIWLDPNETSEIAQANSRYAVKKLYKNGTIVKKPVVMHSRASARAYTLAKRGGRHMGYGKRKGTANARMPSEVLWMRRLRVLRRQLAKYRANGKIDRHLYHSLYKSSKGNIFKHKRALIEHVIQAKAEAARTAALRTEAEARRLRNKAARTRRQDRLDEKKAVKA; from the exons ATGCATTCATGTTGCTTTAAAACAGACTTGAACCACGACCTTGGAGTGAGAGGGGAAACATGTCTAGTTTGGTc GGCTAACTTACGTGCACAGAAGAGATTGGCCGCATCCGTTTTGGGATGTGGTGAGAGAAAGATTTGGCTCGATCCTAATGAAACTTCAGAGATTGCTCAGGCTAACTCCAGATATGCCGTCAAGAAGTTGTACAAGAATGGTACTATTGTGAAGAAGCCAGTTGTTATGCACTCTAGAGCCAGTGCTAGAGCTTACACTTTGGCTAAGAGAGGTGGTAGACACATGGGTTACGGTAAGAGAAAGGGTACCGCTAACGCCAGAATGCCATCCGAGGTTTTATGGATGAGAAGATTGAGAGTGTTGAGAAGACAGTTGGCTAAGTACAGAGCTAATGGCAAGATCGACAGACACTTGTACCACTCTTTGTACAAGTCTTCTAAGGGTAACATTTTCAAGCACAAGAGAGCCCTTATCGAGCATGTCATCCAAGCTAAGGCTGAGGCTGCTAGAACTGCTGCTCTTCGTACAGAGGCCGAGGCCAGAAGACTTAGAAACAAGGCTGCTAGAACCAGAAGACAGGACAGattggatgaaaagaaggctGTGAAGGCTTAA
- a CDS encoding uncharacterized protein (BUSCO:EOG092612XD), with amino-acid sequence MASSVANTKEKVPKRDEKTLTSKNDKENSSHHHHSHDKKKHHNKHHEMQKTSKAESNTEVHTIDESERSSFDEMIRKEALELGASEEDLKLVQGIEDDNDDNGSVQEFGDDSSDSKLTADVQAYLKKLELGEVQDDIDDVDVKTNTVGEKKAKEKKAKDVPSANISKENVQVAENVDLESKAKPEVFKQKQGKKIVFEDSVGAKQKSKEQHRLTEAELKSVSSSNFVIEPRNDWYNIPLELNSETPDRSLKQYEIDELYDHAKTIVNKENDLYYSEFNKSSSQQRFLSQVLSNGTLSDKISALTLLVQEAPMHNIKSLDNLLGMCSKKSRSAAIQCVDAVVDLFVNGIIPSNRKLKYFKNQPLTKDLTDMQLAIFYFEDYLKGWYFEFVSTLERLSHDSIEFVRTRIVSHIFNLLIAKPEQEANLLRLGVNKLGDMDNKVSSKTSYSIMTLEQKHPAMTSIVTDAIIDVMFRQKNDHHAIYYSVVTLNQTVLTRKQESLANKLVNAYFALFEKLLVQTDADNVGKLKESDHNTEGRHKRRAKKGKHGGKSVKQEIKTEQELAEERNSKAFSAILTGLNRAFPFSNLPEEVFDSHLEVLYKITHSSNFNTSIQALLLLQKVVEKSGNSTKVDRYYRTLYESLLDDRLLTSSKQAIYLNLLFKSLKSDSDKKRILAFAKRICQVCLCWLNVGAISGMLFLLLRLYKYVPELRNLLYNTPSDEALMAKVQDEEDEILVDQEPDREDTINSKKIVDSSKSKEHYDPRKRDPRFANAEKSSLWEIEYFIRHFHPTVDLYADALLDGKRVPKPDLGLYTLGHFLDRFVYKKPKKNLPTRGQSIMQPLGGPHTGDLLVKASTISELREIPANTEEWLSRKIDSIRPEDRFFYEYFSAKQEREQSSKFDKEVAKEADEDFHDNGEELDDDTVWEALVSSKPDIEGDDLYDDEVADLDMSDFDDGSDDEEDDIKVDNEDVLEAADLEEDSENGSIEGIEEEDNKSESGEDDDEQKAENGEHSEDDDEDDDDIKELLEAEKNSQAENSDDEEIILEKKDDEAALSGSKRKLTGKEGKKKRVKLSSLPLFASADEYARLIDEDDDSNDEGE; translated from the coding sequence ATGGCTTCTTCTGTAGCCAATACGAAGGAGAAAGTCCCAAAAAGGGACGAAAAAACACTTACGTCGAAgaatgataaagaaaattcttcgcatcatcatcattctcatgataaaaagaagcatcatAATAAGCATCATGAGATGCAGAAGACTTCTAAAGCTGAATCAAATACTGAAGTGCATACTATTGATGAAAGTGAACGTTCAAGTTTTGACGAAATGATTAGGAAGGAGGCATTGGAACTTGGAGCTTCTGAAGAGGATCTCAAATTAGTGCAAGGAATCgaagatgataatgatgacaATGGTAGTGTCCAAGAATTTGGTGATGATTCCTCCGATTCAAAGCTTACTGCAGATGTTCAGGCATACTTGAAAAAACTAGAACTAGGAGAGGTTCaagatgatattgatgatgtGGATGTGAAAACGAATACTGTAggggaaaagaaagcaaaggagaagaaggccAAAGATGTCCCCTCagcaaatatatcaaaagaaaatgtgcAAGTTGCTGAAAATGTAGACTTAGAGTCTAAAGCTAAGCCAGAAGTATTTAAGCAAAAgcaagggaaaaaaattgttttcGAGGATTCGGTTGGAGCCAAGCAGAAATCAAAGGAGCAACACAGGCTTACGGAGGCCGAATTGAAAAGTGTGTCTTCCTCTAACTTTGTTATTGAGCCAAGAAATGATTGGTATAATATACCTTTAGAATTGAACTCTGAGACACCAGATAGATCCCTTAAGCAGTATGAGATTGATGAATTATATGACCACGCTAAGACTATTGTGAATAAGGAGAATGATTTGTATTATAGTGAATTTAACAAATCATCTTCACAGCAGCGATTTTTGTCGCAGGTGCTTTCAAATGGTACATTGAGTGACAAGATATCTGCTTTGACTCTTCTCGTTCAAGAAGCTCCTATGCACAACATTAAATCTCTTGATAACTTGCTAGGCATGTGCAGCAAGAAAAGTAGAAGTGCAGCCATTCAATGTGTTGATGCTGttgttgatctttttgTTAATGGTATAATTCCTTCCAACAGGAAGTTAAagtatttcaaaaatcAGCCATTGACGAAAGATCTAACTGATATGCAGCTTGCGATATTCTACTTTGAGGATTATCTCAAGGGATGgtattttgaatttgtgTCTACCCTAGAGAGATTATCTCATGATTCTATTGAATTCGTTAGAACCAGGATTGTGTCTCATATTTTTAACCTTCTTATTGCCAAACCAGAGCAGGAAGCTAATCTTCTGCGATTGGGTGTAAATAAATTGGGTGACATGGACAATAAGGTATCTTCCAAAACCTCATATTCTATCATGACACTTGAGCAGAAACACCCTGCAATGACCAGTATTGTTACAGATGCGATTATCGACGTTATGTTCCGTCAGAAGAATGATCATCATGCAATTTATTACAGTGTTGTAACCTTAAATCAGACAGTGTTGACTAGAAAGCAGGAGAGCTTAGCAAATAAATTGGTCAATGCAtattttgctctttttgaaaaactttTGGTTCAGACAGATGCCGATAATGTCGGAAAGCTTAAGGAGAGCGATCATAACACTGAAGGAAGACACAAGCGAAGagcaaagaaaggaaaacatGGAGGTAAATCTGTTAAGCAAGAGATTAAGACCGAGCAAGAACTTGCAGAGGAACGTAATTCAAAGGCATTTTCTGCAATTTTGACTGGATTAAATCGTGCCTTCccattttcaaatcttcCAGAGGAAGTTTTTGACTCGCATCTCGAAGTTTTGTATAAGATCACGCATAGTTCAAACTTTAACACATCCATTCAAGcgctccttcttctccagaaggttgttgaaaaaagtggaaactCGACCAAGGTTGACAGATATTATAGAACACTTTACGAGTCACTTCTTGATGATAGGTTGTTGACATCATCAAAGCAGGCTATCTATCTCAACCTACTTTTCAAGTCCTTGAAGTCCGATTCCGACAAAAAACGGATTCTAGCATTTGCCAAGCGTATTTGCCAGGTTTGTCTCTGCTGGTTGAATGTGGGTGCGATATCTGGTATGCTCTTTTTACTTCTCAGACTGTACAAGTATGTTCCAGAATTGAGGAATTTGCTTTATAACACTCCTAGCGATGAGGCACTTATGGCCAAGGTGCaggatgaggaagatgaaattcTTGTGGATCAAGAGCCAGATAGGGAGGATACCATTAATTCTAAGAAGATCGTGGATTCTTCCAAATCAAAGGAGCATTACGATCCCCGTAAAAGAGATCCAAGGTTTGCAAATGCGGAAAAGTCATCATTATGGGAAATTGAATACTTTATAAGGCATTTTCATCCTACAGTTGACTTATATGCTGACGCCCTTCTTGATGGAAAGAGAGTTCCAAAACCTGACCTTGGGCTTTATACACTTGGTCACTTTCTTGATAGATTTGTTTACAAAAAGCCAAAGAAAAACCTTCCTACTAGGGGCCAGTCTATTATGCAACCTCTAGGAGGACCACATACTGGAGATTTATTGGTGAAAGCAAGTACTATCTCTGAACTTCGTGAAATCCCTGCCAATACTGAAGAGTGGCTTAGCAGGAAAATTGATAGTATCAGACCGGAGGATAGATTCTTTTATGAATACTTTTCTGCAAAGCAGGAAAGAGAGCAATCTTCTAAATTTGATAAGGAGGTGGCCAAAGAGGCTGACGAAGACTTCCATGATAATGGCGAAGAATTAGATGATGACACAGTGTGGGAAGCCCTTGTTTCCTCGAAGCCCGATATTGAAGGTGATGATctttatgatgatgaagtcGCTGATCTGGATATGTCAGACTTTGATGATGGAtcggatgatgaggaagatgatatcAAAGTGGATAATGAAGATGTTCTTGAAGCTGCTGATCTTGAGGAGGATAGTGAAAATGGAAGTATTGAAGGTATTGAGGAAGAGGATAATAAGTCTGAGAGTggtgaggatgatgatgagcaAAAGGCTGAAAATGGTGAACACAGCGAAGATGATGACGAGGACGACGATGACATAAAAGAACTTCTTGAAGCTGAGAAAAATTCTCAGGCTGAGAATTCCGACGATGAAGAGATCAtcttggagaagaaggatgatgaagcCGCGTTATCTGGcagtaaaagaaaattgacCGGTAAAGAAggtaagaagaaaagggtGAAACTCTCGTCCTTGCCACTTTTTGCTTCAGCCGATGAGTACGCTCGTCTTATTGATGAGGACGACGACAGTAATGATGAAGGCGAGTAA